One window of Deltaproteobacteria bacterium genomic DNA carries:
- a CDS encoding class I SAM-dependent methyltransferase — protein sequence MGLLGNAVAWANDNLIAHWLTAPHRTKANVVRDGYRHPVETLAFFGVKETSTVVEILPGSRGYYLEILAPYLRARGLYIAANRDELAAPRYLEDHQKFLARLKEDPPLFDKVQVTKFNADMHEIAKPGSADFVLTFRNLHNWVERNEVDGALRAFHKALKPGGVLGVVDHRGRTSIPQEAQMTSGYVREDYAINLIEKFGFKLTGKSEVNANPKDTKDYPDGVWTLPPSFRLGDKDKAKYQAIGESDRFTHRYVKQ from the coding sequence ATGGGGCTATTGGGCAACGCTGTCGCATGGGCAAACGACAACCTCATCGCCCATTGGCTTACCGCGCCGCATCGCACCAAGGCCAACGTGGTGCGCGATGGCTATCGCCATCCGGTGGAAACGCTGGCTTTTTTCGGCGTCAAAGAAACCAGCACGGTGGTCGAGATTCTGCCGGGCAGCCGCGGATACTATCTGGAAATCCTGGCGCCGTATTTAAGGGCGCGTGGGCTTTACATCGCGGCCAATCGTGACGAGCTGGCGGCGCCCCGTTATCTGGAAGATCATCAAAAATTCCTGGCGCGTCTGAAAGAAGATCCGCCGCTGTTCGACAAAGTGCAGGTCACCAAATTCAACGCCGACATGCACGAGATCGCCAAGCCCGGCAGCGCCGACTTTGTCCTGACGTTTCGCAACCTGCACAACTGGGTCGAGCGCAACGAAGTCGACGGTGCTCTGCGGGCGTTTCACAAAGCGCTGAAGCCGGGCGGCGTCTTGGGTGTGGTCGACCACCGTGGCCGGACAAGTATCCCTCAAGAAGCGCAGATGACATCGGGTTATGTGCGCGAAGACTACGCTATCAACCTGATCGAGAAGTTTGGCTTCAAACTCACCGGTAAGTCGGAGGTCAACGCCAACCCGAAGGACACCAAAGACTACCCTGACGGTGTTTGGACGCTGCCGCCGAGTTTTCGCTTGGGCGATAAAGATAAGGCCAAGTATCAAGCCATTGGCGAAAGCGATCGTTTTACCCACCGTTACGTAAAGCAGTAA
- a CDS encoding amidohydrolase: MSYPLLDADSHVSEPLNLWKERLPVKYRDIAPQMHTEYEGKPGAWWWIEKDRQPHNVILGFGGNKSVDQIKELLNNFSYAGAHKGGWDPVQRLKDMDQDGVAGDVLYTTLGFRMFWIRDAAFQRACFSVYNDWLAEFCAHAPKRYKGLALISLHDPKQAAKDLQECAKNGLAGAMIWASPPDGMPFYAEIYDDFWAAAQDLRMPLSIHEFAGLRWVDWDSNAQKRFIAGAINSHEAEATFATLILSGVLERYPGLKVVAAELNCGWLAYFLHRIDGHAATRALRVHGSAFETRLTMSPREYFKRQLYATFINDDYGIAHRHEIGVGNIMWSSDFPHSATFWPHSREKIEKDFAGVSDEEKRKMLSENAAKLYGFSLD, translated from the coding sequence ATGAGCTATCCACTGCTCGACGCCGACTCCCATGTCAGCGAACCGTTGAACCTTTGGAAAGAACGTTTGCCGGTGAAGTATCGCGACATCGCGCCGCAGATGCATACTGAATACGAAGGCAAACCAGGCGCCTGGTGGTGGATCGAGAAAGATCGCCAGCCGCACAACGTCATCCTCGGCTTTGGCGGCAACAAAAGCGTCGATCAGATCAAAGAATTATTGAACAACTTTTCCTACGCCGGCGCGCACAAGGGCGGCTGGGATCCGGTACAGCGCTTGAAAGATATGGACCAGGACGGCGTGGCCGGCGACGTGCTGTATACAACGCTGGGCTTTCGCATGTTCTGGATCAGAGACGCGGCGTTCCAGCGCGCCTGTTTTTCGGTCTACAACGATTGGCTCGCCGAGTTCTGCGCCCATGCCCCGAAGCGATACAAAGGGTTGGCGCTAATTTCGCTGCACGACCCGAAGCAGGCCGCGAAGGATTTGCAGGAGTGCGCCAAGAACGGCCTGGCCGGCGCCATGATCTGGGCGTCGCCGCCGGACGGCATGCCTTTTTACGCGGAAATTTATGATGATTTCTGGGCGGCGGCGCAGGACTTGCGCATGCCTTTGTCGATTCACGAATTCGCCGGGCTGCGCTGGGTCGATTGGGACTCCAACGCGCAGAAGCGCTTCATCGCCGGCGCGATCAACTCGCACGAAGCGGAGGCGACCTTTGCGACTCTGATTCTCTCCGGCGTCTTGGAACGATACCCGGGTTTGAAAGTCGTCGCGGCGGAATTGAACTGCGGCTGGCTCGCCTACTTCCTCCATCGCATCGACGGTCACGCCGCGACCCGCGCGCTGCGCGTGCACGGCAGCGCGTTTGAAACCCGGCTGACGATGTCGCCGCGGGAGTATTTTAAGCGTCAGCTCTACGCGACATTTATCAACGATGACTACGGCATCGCGCATCGCCATGAGATTGGCGTGGGAAATATTATGTGGTCGTCGGACTTCCCGCACAGCGCGACCTTTTGGCCGCACTCGCGCGAGAAGATCGAAAAAGATTTCGCCGGTGTGAGCGACGAAGAGAAGCGCAAGATGCTGTCGGAGAACGCAGCGAAGCTGTATGGGTTTTCTTTGGATTGA
- a CDS encoding ABC transporter substrate-binding protein translates to MMTQCFLSFALVLGFVLAPQIVGAQRLTAGYISKDLNYLPFFIAQKKGFHAKEGIAVDLVNIGRSDIQLQAMVAGELHFANINADNIIIWNERTNGNLKVAAGSSNAAPYLLIGAKNIKRVEDLKGQRIGVNSLSGGATSILVAYLRSKGLTHPRDYSMSVIAGGTPARLSALESGSVAGAVLVLPFSDIAVDKGFTKLGDTSEIISQYQFNNININPGWAEKNRAAVVKFIKAHIQALRWLHDNPAEGADFLNKEFGLQAVYARRGIEYYTKNKVYPYNGDVTLTGLKANIDVQVQDGIIKGTVPPPEKYIDLSYLRQAQKELGIQ, encoded by the coding sequence ATGATGACCCAATGCTTCTTGTCCTTTGCGCTCGTGCTCGGTTTCGTGCTTGCGCCACAAATCGTCGGCGCACAGCGGCTTACCGCCGGCTATATCTCCAAAGATTTGAACTACCTGCCTTTCTTTATCGCCCAGAAAAAAGGCTTTCACGCTAAAGAAGGCATCGCGGTCGACCTGGTGAACATCGGCCGCAGCGACATTCAGCTGCAAGCCATGGTGGCCGGCGAGCTGCATTTCGCCAACATCAACGCGGACAACATCATCATCTGGAACGAGCGCACCAATGGTAACTTGAAAGTTGCCGCCGGTTCGAGCAACGCCGCACCGTATTTATTGATCGGTGCCAAGAACATCAAGCGCGTCGAAGATTTGAAAGGACAACGCATTGGTGTCAACAGCCTGAGCGGCGGCGCGACGTCGATCTTGGTCGCCTATCTGAGAAGCAAAGGGCTGACGCACCCGCGCGACTATTCCATGTCGGTGATCGCCGGCGGCACGCCGGCACGCTTGAGCGCCCTGGAGAGCGGGTCGGTGGCGGGCGCCGTGCTGGTGCTGCCGTTTTCCGACATCGCGGTGGACAAAGGCTTTACCAAGCTGGGCGACACCAGCGAAATCATTTCGCAGTACCAATTCAACAACATCAACATCAATCCCGGCTGGGCCGAGAAAAATCGCGCCGCGGTCGTGAAGTTTATCAAGGCACATATACAAGCCCTGCGCTGGCTGCACGATAACCCGGCGGAAGGCGCGGATTTCTTGAACAAAGAATTTGGCTTGCAAGCCGTCTACGCGCGGCGCGGCATCGAGTACTACACCAAGAACAAGGTCTATCCTTACAACGGTGATGTGACCCTGACCGGTTTGAAAGCGAATATCGACGTGCAGGTGCAGGATGGCATTATCAAAGGCACGGTGCCGCCGCCGGAGAAATATATCGACTTGAGTTACCTGCGCCAGGCGCAAAAGGAATTGGGGATACAGTAG